Proteins co-encoded in one Longimicrobium sp. genomic window:
- a CDS encoding class I SAM-dependent methyltransferase, protein MRDGRFDAEAGTMSGTVRGFYDANVETEWGRLDLPLCRVEMAGTLRLVDRWFPPGGDVVDAGSGPGRYALELARRGFRVTLVDLSPGLVQRARQAFADADLEAVDFIASDAQDLSAVADASCDAALMLGPLYHLTGAGARMRALGELRRVLKPGGVAIAAYLNAWGLLRTGIGDFPRWYQDDEVLRGMLQPQSLSQERLRRFTEAHWSTPPAAMEELRAAGFAIETYAGAEGFLGGMRPMVEALAESDPAAYANVLAFAAETGELPQYRDATDHLHFVVRKVDEG, encoded by the coding sequence ATGCGGGACGGGCGATTCGATGCGGAGGCGGGGACGATGAGCGGCACCGTGCGCGGGTTCTACGACGCCAACGTGGAGACGGAATGGGGGCGGCTCGACCTCCCGCTCTGCCGCGTGGAGATGGCCGGCACGCTCCGCCTGGTCGACCGCTGGTTCCCGCCCGGCGGCGACGTGGTGGACGCCGGCTCCGGCCCCGGCCGCTACGCGCTGGAGCTCGCGCGCCGCGGCTTCCGCGTCACGCTGGTGGACCTGTCGCCCGGGCTGGTCCAGCGCGCGCGGCAGGCGTTCGCGGACGCGGACCTCGAGGCGGTCGACTTCATCGCCAGCGACGCGCAGGATCTTTCCGCCGTCGCCGACGCGAGCTGCGACGCGGCGCTGATGCTGGGGCCGCTGTATCACCTCACCGGGGCCGGCGCGCGGATGCGGGCGCTGGGCGAGCTGCGGCGCGTGCTGAAGCCGGGCGGCGTGGCCATCGCCGCGTACCTGAACGCGTGGGGACTGCTGCGCACCGGCATCGGCGACTTTCCGCGCTGGTACCAGGACGACGAGGTGCTGCGGGGGATGCTGCAGCCGCAGTCGCTGTCGCAGGAGCGCCTGCGCCGGTTCACCGAGGCGCACTGGAGCACCCCGCCCGCCGCGATGGAGGAGCTGCGCGCCGCCGGCTTCGCGATCGAGACCTACGCCGGCGCGGAGGGCTTCCTCGGCGGGATGCGGCCCATGGTCGAGGCGCTCGCGGAGAGCGATCCCGCCGCGTACGCCAACGTCCTCGCCTTCGCCGCCGAGACGGGCGAGCTCCCGCAGTACCGCGACGCCACCGACCATCTCCACTTCGTCGTCCGCAAGGTCGACGAGGGCTGA